The proteins below are encoded in one region of Asticcacaulis excentricus CB 48:
- a CDS encoding M48 family metallopeptidase translates to MRRALTALTCALLMTATQPAVALDKYPERQPGQTPMAGTLEFSIWEETKKAERDARTSGERNHDEALNAYVRSVLDRVAGDYKGDLRLYVMDRPFFNASMAPNGYTEVWTGLLLRAQTEDELAFVLGHEFAHYRHNHSTEAFETVKSNQNAAAAAGMVIAIIGAGAAANAGSYSAARDISNLTGGLIDAVYLGAIASYFAYSRDNESEADRFGNSYALKAGYDPYASVRIWSYLIDETQASDYERTRKRGGRINIFGSHPLESERVDALSRQAEGLKVKSDSDEVQKEKRAAYRAQIRPYLARWLKDDLRRQDYGQTLFLIAELQQDGLDRGLLTFYAGEAYRLRAKDNIGSQDLLAAANAYSEAAALPDAPPETRRQLGEVYRRMGRTQDAVAAYETYLKTYPQAQDAWMVEDLLTGLKTAPAPAAPSPAPAKN, encoded by the coding sequence ATGCGCCGCGCGCTTACCGCCCTCACCTGCGCGCTGCTGATGACGGCAACGCAACCGGCTGTGGCCCTCGACAAATATCCGGAGCGTCAGCCGGGCCAGACGCCTATGGCCGGAACGCTGGAATTTTCCATCTGGGAAGAGACGAAAAAGGCCGAGCGCGACGCCCGCACGTCGGGGGAGCGCAACCATGACGAAGCGCTCAATGCCTATGTCCGCAGCGTGCTGGATCGGGTGGCCGGAGATTACAAAGGCGACCTGCGCCTCTATGTGATGGATCGGCCCTTCTTCAACGCCTCCATGGCCCCCAACGGCTATACCGAAGTATGGACCGGCCTGCTGCTCCGAGCCCAAACCGAAGACGAACTGGCCTTCGTTCTGGGGCACGAATTTGCCCACTATCGCCACAATCACTCGACCGAAGCGTTCGAGACGGTCAAGTCGAACCAGAACGCCGCCGCCGCCGCGGGCATGGTCATCGCCATCATCGGCGCGGGGGCAGCCGCTAATGCAGGCAGCTATTCCGCGGCGCGCGACATATCGAACCTGACCGGCGGGCTGATCGACGCGGTGTATCTGGGGGCCATCGCTTCCTACTTTGCCTATTCGCGCGACAATGAGAGCGAGGCGGACCGCTTCGGTAATAGCTACGCGCTGAAGGCCGGTTACGACCCCTATGCGTCGGTGCGCATTTGGTCCTATCTGATCGACGAGACTCAGGCATCCGACTATGAACGCACGCGCAAGCGTGGCGGCCGCATCAATATCTTCGGCTCACACCCGCTGGAAAGCGAGCGCGTCGATGCGCTCAGCCGGCAGGCCGAAGGATTGAAGGTCAAAAGCGACTCCGACGAGGTGCAAAAAGAGAAGCGCGCCGCCTATCGCGCCCAAATCCGCCCCTATCTCGCGCGCTGGCTGAAGGACGATCTGCGCCGTCAGGACTATGGTCAGACCCTATTCCTAATCGCTGAACTACAGCAGGACGGCCTCGATCGCGGCCTGCTCACCTTCTATGCCGGTGAGGCCTATCGTCTGAGGGCAAAGGACAACATCGGTTCTCAGGACCTGCTGGCCGCCGCCAATGCCTATAGCGAAGCCGCCGCCCTGCCCGACGCGCCGCCGGAAACCCGTCGGCAACTGGGTGAGGTCTATCGCCGCATGGGCCGCACGCAGGACGCCGTCGCCGCTTACGAAACCTATCTCAAGACCTATCCGCAGGCGCAAGACGCCTGGATGGTCGAAGACCTGCTCACCGGCCTGAAGACGGCACCTGCTCCCGCAGCGCCGTCGCCCGCGCCTGCCAAGAACTGA
- the hemN gene encoding oxygen-independent coproporphyrinogen III oxidase, translated as MPDTSFPTQSFAQKSWQEHDVMRFMGREAPRYTSYPSAHHFGALTPKTYKGWLSSLRPDQPIALYLHIPFCEQMCHFCGCNTRATLKYAPVEAYVGALVAEIQAVGAHLGFRPAVHSVHFGGGSPSMLKPADMGRLFEALHEAFDLLPDAEIAIELDPRRVTLSKIKAYAAFGFNRVSLGIQDTYPAVQAAINRIQPLEQVKTVMGHLRDNGLNRIGIDLVYGLPGQTLKSLDTTLAHVSELDPDRISAFSYAHVPWVKRHQTLIDEARLPGTEDKVAMFLRLSDYLTSHGYRAIGIDHFAKPDDEMSRAFEARTLRRNFMGYSTLPNDYLLGLGASSIGELDGGIMQNIPQSTTYQNRLVAGDWATVRGWAYQGDDTLRKAVISDLMCYFEADIPAILERYGYAADYLDADIAGLADFMAAGLVSVENRRVRFHSPLKMLARNVACAFDTYARQSEAPNRYSKVA; from the coding sequence ATGCCCGACACTTCTTTTCCCACTCAGTCGTTTGCTCAAAAATCGTGGCAAGAGCACGATGTGATGCGCTTTATGGGGCGGGAAGCCCCGCGCTACACCTCCTATCCGTCGGCGCATCATTTCGGCGCCTTGACGCCGAAGACCTATAAGGGTTGGCTGTCCTCCCTGCGTCCGGATCAGCCGATTGCCCTCTATCTGCACATCCCCTTCTGCGAGCAGATGTGCCATTTCTGCGGCTGCAATACGCGGGCAACGTTGAAATATGCGCCGGTCGAGGCCTATGTCGGGGCGCTGGTCGCCGAAATTCAGGCCGTCGGCGCGCATCTGGGCTTCCGTCCGGCGGTGCACAGCGTCCACTTCGGCGGTGGCTCGCCCTCCATGCTCAAGCCGGCCGATATGGGCCGCCTTTTTGAGGCCCTGCATGAGGCCTTCGACCTTTTGCCCGACGCCGAAATCGCCATCGAACTGGACCCGCGCCGCGTCACGCTGAGCAAAATCAAGGCCTATGCGGCCTTTGGTTTCAACCGCGTCTCTCTGGGCATTCAGGACACCTATCCCGCCGTGCAGGCCGCCATTAACCGCATCCAGCCGCTGGAGCAGGTCAAGACAGTGATGGGCCACCTGCGCGACAATGGCCTAAACCGCATCGGCATTGATCTGGTCTATGGCTTGCCGGGCCAGACCCTGAAGAGCCTCGACACCACCCTCGCCCACGTGTCCGAACTGGACCCCGACCGCATTTCGGCCTTTTCCTACGCCCATGTGCCATGGGTAAAAAGGCACCAGACCCTGATCGACGAAGCCCGCCTGCCGGGCACGGAAGACAAGGTGGCCATGTTCCTGCGCTTGTCGGACTATCTGACCTCACACGGCTATCGCGCCATCGGCATCGACCATTTCGCCAAGCCCGACGATGAGATGTCACGCGCGTTTGAGGCGCGGACGCTGCGCCGCAACTTCATGGGCTATTCGACCCTGCCCAATGACTATCTGCTGGGGCTGGGGGCCTCGTCCATCGGTGAGCTGGACGGCGGCATCATGCAGAATATCCCACAATCGACCACCTATCAGAACCGCCTTGTGGCTGGCGACTGGGCGACGGTGCGCGGCTGGGCCTATCAGGGCGATGACACGCTGCGCAAGGCGGTGATCAGCGACCTGATGTGCTATTTCGAAGCCGATATTCCGGCCATACTGGAACGCTATGGTTATGCGGCGGATTATCTCGATGCCGACATTGCCGGGCTGGCCGACTTTATGGCGGCGGGCCTGGTGAGCGTCGAAAACCGCCGTGTGCGCTTCCATTCGCCGCTGAAGATGCTGGCGCGCAATGTCGCCTGCGCCTTTGACACCTATGCGCGGCAATCCGAAGCGCCGAACCGCTATTCCAAAGTCGCCTGA
- a CDS encoding catalase: protein MSESKCPVMHGKIMTTTAGAPVADNQNSLSAGPRGPLLMQDYQLIEKLAHQNRERIPERVVHAKGWGAFGTFTVTHDISKYTRARVFELGATTPLLARFSTVAGELGAADAERDVRGFALKFYTSEGNWDLVGNNTPVFFIRDPLKFPDFIHTQKRHPRTNLRSSTAAWDFWSLSPEALHQVTILMSDRGIPTDPMHMDGFGSHTYSFLNADNERFWVKFHFKTRQGHAHYTNAQAANVIGQSRETYQEALFGAIEAHQYPKWDVKVQIMPELEADTTPYNPFDLTKVWPHSDYPLIDVGVIELNRNASNYFAEIEQAAFSPSNIVPGIGFSPDKVLQARLFAYADAHRYRLGTHYEALPVNAPKCPVNHYHRDGSMRFFDNFQSNPNAYYEPNSFDGPREAPQYREPPLRITGDADRYDHRNGNDDYSQPRALFNLFDDDQKARLFANIAASMAGVPDVIIERALTHFERIHPDYAEGISAALKSNR from the coding sequence ATGAGCGAGAGCAAGTGCCCCGTTATGCACGGCAAAATCATGACCACGACGGCCGGTGCGCCGGTGGCGGACAATCAGAACAGCCTGAGCGCGGGGCCGCGCGGGCCGCTACTGATGCAGGACTATCAGCTCATTGAAAAGCTGGCGCATCAAAACCGTGAGCGCATCCCTGAGCGCGTCGTGCACGCCAAGGGCTGGGGCGCGTTCGGGACCTTCACCGTCACGCACGACATCTCAAAATACACACGCGCCCGCGTCTTTGAACTAGGGGCCACCACGCCGTTGCTGGCGCGCTTTTCGACCGTGGCCGGCGAACTGGGCGCCGCAGATGCCGAGCGCGATGTGCGCGGCTTTGCGCTCAAATTCTACACCTCAGAAGGTAACTGGGACCTCGTCGGCAACAATACGCCGGTCTTCTTCATCCGCGACCCGCTCAAATTCCCGGACTTCATCCATACGCAGAAGCGCCACCCGCGCACCAACCTGCGCTCCTCAACCGCCGCCTGGGACTTCTGGTCCCTGTCGCCCGAAGCTCTGCATCAGGTGACCATACTGATGTCCGATCGCGGCATCCCAACCGATCCGATGCATATGGACGGCTTCGGTTCGCACACCTACAGCTTCCTCAATGCCGATAATGAGCGCTTCTGGGTCAAGTTCCACTTCAAGACGCGTCAGGGCCACGCCCACTATACCAATGCCCAGGCTGCCAATGTGATCGGGCAGTCGCGCGAAACCTATCAGGAGGCTTTGTTCGGGGCCATCGAGGCGCATCAGTACCCGAAGTGGGACGTCAAGGTGCAGATCATGCCGGAACTGGAGGCCGACACCACGCCCTACAACCCGTTCGACCTGACCAAGGTGTGGCCGCACAGCGATTATCCGCTGATCGACGTAGGCGTTATCGAGCTGAACCGTAATGCGTCCAACTACTTCGCCGAGATCGAGCAGGCGGCCTTCTCGCCATCCAACATCGTGCCCGGCATCGGTTTCTCGCCCGACAAGGTGTTGCAGGCGCGGCTGTTTGCCTATGCCGACGCCCACCGCTACCGTCTGGGGACGCACTATGAGGCCCTGCCAGTCAATGCGCCGAAATGCCCGGTGAACCATTATCACCGCGACGGCTCCATGCGCTTTTTCGATAACTTCCAGTCGAACCCGAACGCCTATTACGAGCCCAACAGCTTCGACGGCCCCAGGGAAGCCCCGCAATATCGCGAACCGCCGCTGCGGATCACGGGCGACGCCGACCGCTACGACCACCGCAACGGCAATGACGATTACAGCCAGCCGCGCGCCCTCTTCAACTTATTCGATGACGACCAAAAGGCGCGACTGTTTGCGAATATCGCCGCCTCCATGGCCGGGGTGCCCGACGTCATCATCGAACGGGCCCTCACCCACTTCGAACGCATCCACCCGGACTACGCTGAGGGTATCAGCGCGGCGCTGAAAAGCAACAGATAG
- a CDS encoding alpha/beta fold hydrolase gives MFKRFIAKPSRYHFAIWVVVALGILAANLSAAKSATLYPDAPTARFSVEVVGTGPDLILIPGLNCSREVWEATAERLKGRYRLHLLHIAGFAGEPAGGNAEGPVITPSVEALNAYIAQNKLKDPIVVGHSLGGLMGLKLATRHPQALSKLIVVDALPFIGVLFNPVATVDTIAPQAAQLRDAQLKVDDTTYKAQQDAARAALAAATTDAERNQRRIALWTALSDRRASAQAFYDDMTMDLRPELSKITAAVTVLVPHHASMPFTAEQTFGFYTQQYSGTAKLNIVGIKDSRHFIMYDQPQAFAEALDAALQK, from the coding sequence ATGTTCAAGCGCTTTATTGCAAAGCCTTCGCGCTACCACTTTGCCATTTGGGTCGTGGTCGCCCTGGGCATCCTCGCCGCCAACCTGTCGGCCGCCAAATCCGCCACCCTTTACCCCGATGCCCCCACGGCGCGCTTTTCGGTTGAGGTGGTGGGCACAGGCCCCGACCTGATCCTTATTCCCGGCCTCAACTGCTCGCGCGAAGTGTGGGAGGCCACGGCCGAACGCCTCAAAGGTCGCTATCGCCTGCACCTGCTGCACATCGCCGGTTTTGCCGGTGAGCCCGCCGGCGGCAATGCCGAAGGCCCGGTCATCACCCCGTCCGTTGAGGCGCTGAACGCTTATATCGCGCAAAACAAGCTGAAAGACCCAATCGTGGTGGGTCATTCGCTGGGCGGGCTGATGGGACTCAAGCTGGCCACCCGCCACCCGCAGGCTCTGTCCAAGCTGATCGTCGTCGATGCCCTGCCCTTTATCGGCGTGCTGTTCAACCCGGTCGCCACGGTCGATACCATCGCCCCGCAGGCCGCTCAGTTGCGCGACGCCCAGCTTAAGGTCGATGACACCACCTATAAGGCACAGCAGGACGCCGCCCGTGCCGCTCTGGCGGCAGCCACCACGGATGCCGAACGCAACCAACGCCGCATCGCCCTGTGGACGGCGCTGAGCGACCGCCGCGCCTCGGCTCAGGCCTTCTATGACGACATGACCATGGACCTGCGCCCTGAGCTTTCGAAGATCACCGCCGCGGTGACCGTCCTCGTCCCGCACCACGCCTCCATGCCCTTTACGGCGGAACAGACCTTTGGCTTCTATACGCAACAATATAGCGGCACGGCCAAACTCAATATTGTCGGCATCAAGGATAGCCGCCACTTCATCATGTACGATCAGCCACAGGCCTTCGCCGAGGCGCTGGATGCCGCATTGCAAAAATAA
- a CDS encoding DcaP family trimeric outer membrane transporter — protein sequence MRYTLIGLTSAVGLALAAGPVSAQQTAPSETAALEQRLAAMEGEMSRLRAELAGLKAEKATPPAPSQPVQSTGPALRFGGFLKTNALFSRYDSGDLATGSLGRDFYLPAYIPVGGTREHSDADFIAKQTRLTVSMDSGSGLGGYVEADFQTTPGGGSERTTNGYNLALRRAYITYGRWLFGQDWTTFQNVAVLPESTDFVGPTEGTVFVRQPQVRYTLPLGAGYTLAVALENPETASITATVATLIENDDDRQPDVTARLSLKKPYGDFAVAVLARQLAVDNGAVGATASGYGLSLSGKVPFGTKARHDLRFMLTGGEGIGRYVGLNFAPDVVYAGTPGAKMETVGVTSGFASVKLGWTPRLRSTFAASFLSADYPVGSPALASKSAQSLAANLFFTPVRGLDLGIELRTGKRELVNGQSGRLDRLELAAKYAY from the coding sequence ATGCGATATACCCTGATCGGCCTGACCTCTGCGGTCGGGCTGGCGCTGGCGGCTGGCCCGGTCAGCGCGCAACAGACCGCGCCGTCTGAGACGGCGGCGCTGGAACAAAGACTGGCGGCGATGGAGGGCGAAATGAGCCGCCTGCGCGCGGAACTGGCCGGGCTGAAGGCTGAAAAGGCAACGCCGCCCGCCCCGTCCCAACCCGTCCAGAGCACTGGGCCCGCCTTGCGTTTCGGCGGTTTTCTCAAGACCAATGCCCTGTTCAGCCGCTACGATTCCGGCGATCTGGCCACCGGATCGCTGGGGCGCGACTTCTACCTGCCGGCGTACATCCCGGTTGGCGGAACGCGCGAACACAGCGACGCCGATTTTATCGCCAAACAGACGCGCCTGACCGTGTCGATGGACAGCGGATCGGGTTTAGGGGGGTATGTCGAGGCTGATTTCCAGACCACGCCCGGCGGCGGCAGCGAGCGTACCACCAACGGCTATAATCTGGCGCTGCGCCGCGCCTATATCACCTATGGCCGCTGGCTGTTCGGGCAGGACTGGACGACGTTCCAGAATGTCGCCGTCCTGCCGGAAAGCACGGACTTTGTCGGGCCCACCGAAGGCACGGTCTTTGTGCGTCAGCCGCAGGTACGCTACACCCTGCCGCTGGGTGCGGGCTACACTCTGGCCGTGGCGCTCGAAAACCCCGAAACAGCATCGATTACAGCCACGGTGGCGACCCTGATCGAAAACGACGACGACCGCCAGCCCGACGTGACGGCGCGCCTCAGTCTTAAAAAGCCCTATGGCGATTTCGCGGTGGCGGTTCTGGCGCGGCAACTGGCCGTTGATAATGGCGCGGTCGGGGCCACGGCGTCGGGTTACGGACTCAGCCTGTCGGGAAAGGTGCCCTTCGGGACAAAGGCGCGCCATGATCTGCGCTTTATGCTGACCGGCGGGGAGGGCATCGGGCGCTATGTCGGGCTCAACTTCGCCCCCGATGTCGTCTATGCCGGGACGCCGGGTGCGAAGATGGAGACGGTCGGCGTCACCTCCGGCTTTGCGTCGGTCAAGCTGGGCTGGACGCCGCGCCTGCGTTCGACCTTTGCGGCTTCCTTCCTGAGTGCTGACTATCCGGTGGGCAGCCCCGCTCTGGCGTCGAAATCGGCGCAGAGTCTGGCCGCTAACCTGTTTTTCACGCCGGTCAGGGGGCTCGATCTCGGTATCGAGCTGCGCACCGGCAAGCGTGAATTGGTCAATGGCCAAAGCGGGCGGCTGGACCGCCTCGAACTGGCGGCGAAATACGCCTATTGA
- a CDS encoding DMT family transporter, with amino-acid sequence MSVASLIRLLSLAAIWGGSFLFMRLSVGALGPVWLIAIRVLLAAVFLTGVGVATRKTLQIKGFYKYFLILGLFNSVVPFVLFAFAAESLTASLLSILNAMSPLFAVIIMAVWSRRMPDIKTVFGLLLGVAGVGVLVGLDATHLTLREAVALLAGLVAALCYAIASVYARHAPRTPDPLSNAHGGMWASVVLIAPFVPVLAPTTTQLMTLTPVAAAGVVALGVVCSGIAYMIYFRLINDIGAAPALTVTFLIPVFGTLWGWLFLHETVGLSTLIGGALVLWGTALVVGFDPRALFRAE; translated from the coding sequence ATGTCTGTTGCCAGCCTGATCCGTCTGTTGTCTCTGGCCGCCATCTGGGGCGGGTCGTTCCTGTTCATGCGCCTGAGTGTCGGGGCGCTGGGGCCGGTATGGCTGATTGCCATTCGGGTGCTGCTGGCGGCGGTGTTTCTGACCGGTGTGGGCGTAGCAACGCGCAAAACGCTACAGATCAAAGGGTTTTATAAGTACTTCCTGATCCTGGGCCTGTTCAATTCGGTGGTGCCCTTTGTGCTGTTTGCCTTTGCTGCCGAAAGTTTGACGGCCTCTCTGCTGTCGATCCTCAACGCCATGTCGCCGTTGTTTGCCGTTATCATCATGGCGGTGTGGTCGCGCCGGATGCCGGATATAAAAACGGTCTTCGGCCTGTTGCTGGGCGTGGCCGGGGTCGGGGTGCTGGTCGGGCTTGATGCCACACACCTCACCCTACGGGAAGCCGTGGCGTTGCTGGCGGGGCTGGTCGCGGCGCTGTGCTACGCCATTGCCTCGGTCTATGCCCGTCACGCACCGCGCACGCCCGATCCGTTGTCCAATGCCCACGGCGGCATGTGGGCCTCGGTGGTGCTGATCGCGCCCTTCGTGCCGGTCCTTGCGCCCACGACCACGCAACTGATGACGCTGACGCCTGTGGCCGCCGCCGGTGTGGTGGCGCTGGGCGTCGTGTGCAGCGGCATTGCCTATATGATCTATTTCCGCCTGATCAATGACATAGGGGCGGCCCCCGCCTTGACCGTCACCTTCCTGATCCCGGTCTTCGGTACGCTGTGGGGCTGGCTGTTCCTGCACGAAACCGTGGGACTGAGCACCCTGATCGGCGGGGCGCTGGTCCTGTGGGGCACAGCGCTGGTGGTCGGGTTCGACCCGCGCGCTCTGTTTAGAGCGGAGTGA
- a CDS encoding NupC/NupG family nucleoside CNT transporter, with the protein MAASASASVPSVTGLSSGLTSNHWLIGIGGILTLLLIAVLVSADRKAIRLRMVACAFALQVLIGVLVLHTSWGKAGVQAIAQGVEALMGYSKGAIDMLFGGLVNVPGGAGFAINVLPVIVFFAALASVLYYLKIMQLIIKVIGGGLGFIIGISRVEALAAAANVLVGQSESPLVVRPYLAGLTKAQLFAIMASGMAGVAGTILAAYAQIGIKIDYLLAASFMSAPGGLLMAKIIIPDPRRAVIHSPEPIMEDADHHPKSLLAAISDGVQDGLKIAISVGGMVLAFVALIALVNGILGGIGGLFGYPDLTLQGMLGFVFAPVMFLINIPWHEAVTAGGLFGEKLIMNEFVAYLHLMDEGGQLSARSTAIMSFALCGFANLSSIAIQLAVIGGLAPNQRDMIVKLGPRALLAATLANLMNAAIAGLLLFH; encoded by the coding sequence ATGGCCGCTTCTGCCTCCGCCTCCGTTCCGTCTGTCACTGGTCTGTCGTCCGGTTTGACCAGTAACCACTGGCTGATCGGCATAGGCGGTATTCTCACCCTGCTGCTGATTGCCGTTCTGGTGTCGGCCGATCGCAAGGCTATCCGGCTGCGGATGGTGGCCTGTGCTTTTGCTCTTCAGGTGCTGATCGGCGTGCTGGTCCTGCACACCAGTTGGGGTAAGGCGGGGGTTCAGGCGATTGCGCAAGGCGTCGAAGCCCTTATGGGCTATTCTAAGGGCGCCATTGACATGCTGTTCGGCGGGTTGGTCAATGTGCCAGGTGGGGCGGGCTTTGCTATCAATGTCTTGCCGGTCATCGTCTTTTTTGCCGCGCTGGCTTCGGTGCTCTACTATCTAAAAATCATGCAGTTGATCATCAAGGTGATCGGCGGGGGCCTGGGCTTTATCATCGGCATCAGCCGCGTCGAGGCGCTGGCGGCAGCCGCCAATGTGCTGGTCGGGCAAAGTGAGTCGCCTTTGGTGGTGCGGCCCTACCTGGCGGGCCTGACCAAGGCGCAACTGTTTGCCATCATGGCGTCGGGCATGGCCGGCGTGGCTGGCACCATTCTGGCCGCCTACGCGCAGATCGGCATCAAGATTGACTACCTGTTGGCCGCCAGCTTCATGTCGGCCCCCGGCGGGCTGCTGATGGCCAAGATTATCATTCCGGACCCCAGACGCGCGGTGATCCACTCTCCGGAACCTATCATGGAAGACGCCGACCACCACCCCAAAAGCCTTCTGGCGGCCATTTCCGACGGCGTGCAGGATGGCCTGAAAATCGCCATTTCGGTGGGCGGCATGGTGCTGGCTTTTGTGGCTCTGATCGCGCTGGTTAACGGCATTCTGGGCGGCATAGGCGGCCTGTTTGGCTATCCCGACCTGACGCTTCAGGGGATGTTGGGCTTTGTCTTTGCGCCGGTAATGTTCCTGATCAATATCCCGTGGCATGAGGCGGTGACGGCGGGCGGTCTGTTCGGTGAAAAGCTGATCATGAACGAATTTGTCGCCTATCTGCACCTGATGGACGAGGGCGGGCAGTTGTCGGCGCGTTCGACAGCCATTATGAGTTTTGCCCTGTGTGGCTTCGCCAACCTGTCGTCCATCGCGATCCAACTGGCGGTGATCGGCGGTCTGGCCCCCAATCAGCGCGATATGATTGTCAAGCTGGGGCCAAGGGCGCTTCTGGCCGCTACTCTGGCCAATCTGATGAACGCGGCGATTGCAGGACTTTTGCTGTTTCATTAA
- a CDS encoding alkylphosphonate utilization protein encodes MSDEELIVKDANGARLADGDNVTLIKDLKVKGSGGVTLKRGTLIKNIRLTYDEDEIECNHEKVRGLVLRTEFVKKA; translated from the coding sequence ATGTCCGATGAAGAATTGATCGTAAAAGACGCCAATGGCGCGCGTCTGGCGGATGGCGACAACGTCACCCTGATCAAGGACCTAAAGGTCAAGGGATCGGGCGGCGTGACGCTGAAGCGCGGGACGCTGATCAAAAACATCCGTCTGACCTACGACGAAGACGAAATCGAGTGCAACCACGAGAAGGTACGCGGTCTCGTCCTGCGCACCGAGTTCGTCAAAAAAGCCTGA